The following coding sequences lie in one Haladaptatus sp. DJG-WS-42 genomic window:
- a CDS encoding glutaredoxin domain-containing protein, which translates to MSDTPSITLYRLQACPYCERVVRKLQDYDVEYESRFVEAMHADRNVVKRISGKRTVPAIVDENTGVTMSESANIVAYLDRVYGEEAA; encoded by the coding sequence ATGTCAGACACACCATCGATTACGCTCTACCGCTTGCAGGCCTGTCCGTACTGCGAGCGCGTGGTGCGAAAGTTGCAAGACTACGACGTCGAATACGAGTCGCGGTTCGTCGAGGCAATGCACGCAGACCGCAACGTCGTAAAGCGCATCAGCGGGAAGCGAACCGTCCCCGCCATCGTTGACGAGAACACGGGCGTCACCATGTCTGAGAGCGCAAACATCGTCGCATATCTCGACCGCGTCTACGGCGAGGAGGCGGCCTAA
- a CDS encoding L-threonylcarbamoyladenylate synthase, whose translation MAVSDADLERAARAIHDGDAVIFPTETVYGLGADALDPAAINQVFKLKGRSRDKPLSLGVPDVETALAYTTPTDRERRFMEEFLPGPVTVIVERKPVVPDALTGGLDKVGIRIPDHEVALSLLGKVEPVTATSANISGQPSAHVIEDIDPELREAVAVVLDAGETRGTESTVVDVEAGVIHRRGTWADDIEAWLGEQ comes from the coding sequence ATGGCAGTCAGCGACGCAGACCTCGAGCGTGCCGCACGTGCCATCCACGACGGTGACGCGGTCATTTTCCCGACTGAAACCGTGTACGGGCTCGGCGCAGACGCACTCGACCCGGCCGCCATCAATCAGGTTTTCAAGCTAAAGGGACGCTCACGGGACAAGCCACTCTCGCTCGGCGTTCCCGACGTGGAGACGGCACTCGCCTACACCACGCCGACCGACCGCGAACGCCGGTTCATGGAGGAGTTCCTGCCGGGACCGGTGACGGTCATCGTTGAGCGGAAGCCGGTGGTTCCAGACGCGCTCACGGGCGGCCTCGACAAGGTCGGGATTCGGATTCCCGACCACGAGGTGGCGCTCTCGCTCTTGGGCAAAGTCGAGCCAGTGACCGCGACGAGCGCGAACATTAGCGGCCAGCCGAGCGCCCACGTCATCGAAGACATCGACCCGGAACTCCGCGAGGCCGTGGCCGTCGTCCTCGACGCGGGCGAAACCCGCGGCACCGAAAGCACCGTGGTCGACGTGGAAGCGGGCGTCATCCACCGCCGGGGCACCTGGGCCGACGACATCGAAGCGTGGCTAGGAGAGCAGTGA
- a CDS encoding redoxin domain-containing protein — MVDFDVVELPETDHVDVGDDAPDFTRPLVNEEFWEDVALSELLEDGPVLLVFHTMDGAFPSTYIWNQIRDRQWGDHLQVVGLSISSPYEHKTFIAEREMDYQLFSDPANEVAEAYGIVNDLDGMSGIEEPRPAIFRIDEDGTVDFAWVASEWPDFPEYDAVEEVISN; from the coding sequence ATGGTCGACTTCGACGTCGTCGAACTTCCCGAGACGGACCATGTGGACGTGGGCGACGACGCCCCTGATTTCACGCGCCCGCTCGTAAACGAAGAGTTCTGGGAGGACGTAGCACTCTCTGAGCTGCTCGAAGACGGCCCCGTATTGCTCGTCTTCCACACGATGGACGGCGCGTTCCCGTCGACCTACATTTGGAACCAGATTCGTGACCGCCAGTGGGGCGACCACCTGCAGGTCGTTGGCCTCTCCATCTCCTCACCCTACGAACACAAGACGTTCATCGCAGAGCGCGAGATGGACTACCAGCTTTTCTCAGACCCCGCAAACGAGGTCGCAGAGGCCTACGGCATCGTGAACGACCTAGACGGGATGTCGGGCATCGAAGAGCCCCGGCCAGCCATCTTCCGCATCGACGAAGACGGCACCGTCGACTTCGCGTGGGTCGCCTCCGAGTGGCCAGACTTCCCCGAGTACGACGCCGTCGAAGAAGTCATCTCAAACTGA